A section of the Symphalangus syndactylus isolate Jambi chromosome 19, NHGRI_mSymSyn1-v2.1_pri, whole genome shotgun sequence genome encodes:
- the INSL5 gene encoding insulin-like peptide INSL5 translates to MKGSIFTLFLFSVLFAISEVKSKESVRLCGLEYIRTVIYICASSRWRRHLEGIPQAQQAETGNPFQLPNKREFSEENPAQNLLKVDASGEDRLWDGQMPTEELWKSKKHSVMSRQDLQTLCCTDGCSMTDLSALC, encoded by the exons ATGAAGGGCTCCATTTTCACTCTGTTTCTATTCTCTGTCCTATTTGCCATCTCAGAAGTGAAGAGCAAGGAGTCTGTGAGACTCTGTGGGCTAGAATACATACGGACAGTCATCTACATCTGTGCCAGCTCCAGGTGGAGAAGGCATCTGGAGGGGATCCCTCAAGCTCAGCAAG CTGAGACAGGAAACCCCTTCCAGCTCCCAAATAAACGTGAGTTTTCTGAGGAAAATCCAGCGCAAAACCTTCTGAAGGTGGATGCCTCAGGGGAAGACCGCCTTTGGGATGGACAGATGCCCACGGAAGAGCTTTGGAAGTCAAAGAAGCATTCAGTGATGTCAAGACAAGATTTACAAACTTTGTGTTGCACTGATGGCTGTTCCATGACTGATTTGAGTGCTCTTTGCTAA